The nucleotide sequence ACCCACTTTGGAATGATAGaatggaatatatatatatatatatatatatatatatatatatatatatatatatatatatatatatatatatatatatatatatatatatatatatatatatatatatatattatatgttgTAGGTAAAGTTCTCAGCAAGCATTTATCTATTAAAAATACACTTTCAAAGTTAGTTGCTCTCTAAATGTTTGCCACTTTACCACCATGATTTAgacacatgcaaaatatttattgaaaagcaaaacagtTGACTGTTATTAGCATATAATGAGCCACAGAGCTTGAATATATAGACttttgcaacaaaacaaaaaaaaatcatagaggGACACAGATCTTGACACCTTGTTAGTGTTTTGCTTATTGAcagaattttaaaatatatgtatatatgtttttttaataatagaCTGAATCAATTAGATGTAAATTACATAGAAAGGCCTATAATGATTATTGTAATAAACAAATCCAACATTTATGGGGATAACTTTGGGCTCTTTTCCTGTAGAACACTGAACACGTTTTGCTAAATGGCTTCTTCCTCCTTTCCCATCCTTGATCCTTGCAGACACCAGAAGTCGAGCTGATAAGGAACTCCAGCTGAGCGACCTGGAGGATTTTGACACGCTCGAGTCCGAAAGCTCCGAGTGCGAGATGAAGCACCGATACCACATGAACACGCACATGTCGACGACCACCGATTGCTCCGCCGATCACCTCCTCAAGAACGCGTCTCTGAAGATCTCCCTCAGCGGGGAGCAGGACTTGGGCAAAGCCTGCCTCAAAACGAACCCGGAGGACTTCCAGCCGGACAGCATACAGCAGGCAAAGTCGTGCTacagtcagcagcagcagcagcagcaggctcaCCAGTTGTTAGACGGCAAGCCTCGGATCTGGTCTTTGGCCCAGACCGCGACGTCCCTGAACCAGACTGAATACCCGTCCTGCATGCTGCGGTGCCAGGCGCCTCCCTCCTCGCTCACCCCGTCCCCCGCCGCCACCTCCCCCGTGACCGGCCTGGACAACCGGCAGGACTCGCCGGTCACCACGCTGAGGAACTGGGTGGACGGGGTTTTCCACGACCCCCTGTTCAGGCACAGCACTTTGAGCCAGGCACTGACCAACACCACCGTCTCCTGGACCACGAACACCAAAGGCAGCGTTCTGGAGGCGGAGAGGAGCGCGGCggccttgcagcagcagcagcagcagcagcaccaggaCCCGCCCAAAGACAGTGCCATGAGTTTCCCAAAAACGATCAACAAACTTTTTTGCTCCTAACGTAACCAAATCACAAATAAAGACTTGTTTcgggacttaaaaaaaaaaaaaaaaaaacaacgaggGGGATAAGCCTGTTAAGTCTCAACGATTcctttatatttctttttttttttttttacctgctatCCATAAACTGTTACAGACGTAAAACATCCGGATCGGTTTGATTGTTTTAACCCAACGCACGCacatgattaaataaaaaatgtataattaacAGTTTACAActtggtgagaaaaaaaaaaggaagagtttggcttgcgatttttttttcaagatttatTTAACTATGAGCATGCAAATGATATTAATTGAGCATAATTTAAGTCTCGGAAAATGAGAATCACTATtaaaaagaaggagaaaaaaaagtctcacgTATGCACTGCTCTCTCTGAAGAAGTGAATGAGAGCGTTTCAACTTTGttcactgaaaataaaagcagtcgCTTTCTGAAGAAGAGCTTGTCATGTCGGGTTAATGCTGAGGGTTGCTGTCCAGGAGCTGGAGACGCTCGTTCCTAGAAAAAAAACGACTTCTTCCCGCAAGACGTTCTcttgccttttttatttatttatttatttttttttttttgatcactCCAGTTTAGACACCCTTCtttcttttattgtcatttttttttaaacaaaacatcaatTTCTATTTAGTGACAGCTAGAAAATAAAGCAGCTCAAAGCACATCACAGGCCAATATCTGTAGCTAAGATCTGCCTCATTAATTCCCTCTAAACAGCCTGTAATTGGGATGTTTGCAGTCATATTTCATGTCAAGCTATTGATTTCCCCCCCCTCACCTCTCTTCCCTCTCTGATAATATTATCGAAACCGTTCTGCTTATCATCCACTGTGGCGCTGTCAAAAGGGTAAGATATTCGCCAGCTTCAAACAGAGGAAATCAtttgaagggggaaaaaaaatgtgttcaggtTCTGCAGAGTCGGTCCAAGGCTGTATGGAGCCCTAAAGACAATTTGATTTGGGACACCCTCCTCCTACCTTCTCAAAGTAAATCCTCatttgtattacttttgtttggTCTTACATGCATGTCTTATGTATCAACTATAACTAGTTTTGTAATGGTTATATTTAGTTAAGGAGTTTAGAGGATTGTATGGTGTAGAAACAGGCACCGCAAAACCTTTTGCACTCTCTAATTGTGATATTCTCCCTGCCCAGGAGGAAAATGCCTGTGGCACCATAGGCAGTACCCGACAAGTTTCTGATGCTTATTTGCCACGGCGGGGTCTGTAGTTCCAAATCTTATGTCTTTAGACCGGTCAGACCTTAGCTGGATGATTCTAAACCAAATAGAAGCttttgaaaatacagttttaatgtGAGTTGACCAGAGAGTAGGGTGTGTATTTTGGTTGCTTGTGAGGAAACAGAAGAATGGCGCCCTGAGAGGCTCAACCTGTAACAACCACCACTCAAATACTTTGCCCCAAACAAatactttacatttttaccccACTGATTTCCatacagacattttaaacatcaaGATAATTGTTATTATACTGAacgaagaaagaaagaaaaaaaaatcatacgtTAACCACGTTTCGTGCTATGATTCTAGTGCACGTGGTAGCCCCCTGTTGGATTTGGAGCCTTAAGCAAGCCGTTTAAAGTGAGGTTCTGCCCCCTCGACACCTCTGTTTTTAAGAGGCAGGCTCCcatacaggaaaaataaaataaaaatgaaaactggaTCCTGACTCCCCTTCTGGgaagtgtaaatgttttttttttctttttcttccttttttatgtGAGAGGTTCTCACGTCGTCTAGAAGTGAAAAGGGCAAAGGA is from Fundulus heteroclitus isolate FHET01 chromosome 3, MU-UCD_Fhet_4.1, whole genome shotgun sequence and encodes:
- the irx4a gene encoding iroquois-class homeodomain protein IRX-4a isoform X1, whose protein sequence is MSYPQFGYPYSSAPQFLMTTNSLTTCCESTGRSIADSGVAASGQTPVYCPVYESRLLATARHELSSAAALGVYGNPYTGGQGYGNYVTYGTDASAFYSLGTFDTKDAAASAHAGITQATAYYPYDPTLGQYQYDRYGSMDGGTRRKNATRETTSTLKAWLQEHRKNPYPTKGEKIMLAIITKMTLTQVSTWFANARRRLKKENKMTWPPRNKGSEEKRYDEDEEGSQEGQIKSENTDDDTRSRADKELQLSDLEDFDTLESESSECEMKHRYHMNTHMSTTTDCSADHLLKNASLKISLSGEQDLGKACLKTNPEDFQPDSIQQAKSCYSQQQQQQQAHQLLDGKPRIWSLAQTATSLNQTEYPSCMLRCQAPPSSLTPSPAATSPVTGLDNRQDSPVTTLRNWVDGVFHDPLFRHSTLSQALTNTTVSWTTNTKGSVLEAERSAAALQQQQQQQHQDPPKDSAMSFPKTINKLFCS
- the irx4a gene encoding iroquois-class homeodomain protein IRX-4a isoform X2, which gives rise to MTTNSLTTCCESTGRSIADSGVAASGQTPVYCPVYESRLLATARHELSSAAALGVYGNPYTGGQGYGNYVTYGTDASAFYSLGTFDTKDAAASAHAGITQATAYYPYDPTLGQYQYDRYGSMDGGTRRKNATRETTSTLKAWLQEHRKNPYPTKGEKIMLAIITKMTLTQVSTWFANARRRLKKENKMTWPPRNKGSEEKRYDEDEEGSQEGQIKSENTDDDTRSRADKELQLSDLEDFDTLESESSECEMKHRYHMNTHMSTTTDCSADHLLKNASLKISLSGEQDLGKACLKTNPEDFQPDSIQQAKSCYSQQQQQQQAHQLLDGKPRIWSLAQTATSLNQTEYPSCMLRCQAPPSSLTPSPAATSPVTGLDNRQDSPVTTLRNWVDGVFHDPLFRHSTLSQALTNTTVSWTTNTKGSVLEAERSAAALQQQQQQQHQDPPKDSAMSFPKTINKLFCS